A stretch of Anoplolepis gracilipes chromosome 12, ASM4749672v1, whole genome shotgun sequence DNA encodes these proteins:
- the Efa6 gene encoding PH and SEC7 domain-containing protein isoform X4: protein MIIEIELDNTSENRILLKCLRLSSDPVTLKLRRDPAVKAHVRRLLSPGQPLNNEETECSKAILTNNPKNVASSGNVENKEFGKTPEMSADSSMPIVGTRSNGSYSDASLSSELEALLPPVDHFKEEERTQWEPLSAEKFPRQKNTPRFEAYMMTGDLMLNLSRTQQSSNLLPKQHQQRKIDSLRYNPSHQHTITTVTTTNIHHNHNHHHHHHHHNSVPSSPNETQLAYQYHHHHRGSAYKASSSASTSPVSAARRDGMQSTSGALVQVDPNKNTPSSFGFVRTSRSEDHLQFQKDPSMSAVDIDIDDDVTSSLNTLLDPRPEGLMSNERIVWTYNAPVSSPAASCCQNGGSSSSSSSSSSSTSPQRSLSPASPTSVSSSVMSSNSGSRRFPLVQTVPGISGVPGGHLPANGDLSQSEAISNMSSPDYNDEETMDILSARDIMMVSDPSDSDSTILASEPPQRRLKTNPQDTGEHRIVIQVKGPDKETPRNTSPRQARRRGNPVADLVPPITSQNLQRNQSGVPGVPNVTAGSMAPECVGYQELKECEDEKEAVTGVTCEEQKGHGGASPPQSADEESDIESLHSFHYSPKAVDLPSAVRLAKRLYSLDGFKKSDVSRHLSKNNDFSRAVAEEYLRYFNFERDTLDVALRKFLAQFSLTGETQERERVLVHFSKRYLDCNPGSFNSQDAVHTLTCAIMLLNTDLHGQNIGRKMSCSEFIENLSELNDGDNFPREVLKQLYNAIKSFPLEWALDEEGDETTNQMIQQGDGTTAIAGTGNPFLDVPNVTGATEFKKGYVMRKCCYDSNGKKTPFGKRGWKMYYCTLRELVLYLHKDEHGFRNDSLHNAIRIHHALATKATDYTKKQHVFRLQTADQAEYLFQTSDSKELQSWIDTINFVCASFSCQPLAGAVGSQRKFQRPLLPCSHTKLNSREQLRDHEDRVSRLEAELDEHRRHPPERGAKALTVQNYKEKDAYLHYELKRYKTYAYLLRSRLAFNEVEPSSLVESSIGEVDEGALLGSSGAIINAEGALVPPPVPERSTAANRYSYRTAIYSGGGGGGGGGGGAGAGGRNLLNGGHQDYNAASGNIG from the exons ATGATCATCGAAATTGAACTTGATAATACATCAGAAAATAGAATtt TATTGAAATGTTTGCGGCTCTCCTCGGATCCCGTTACTCTAAAATTACGAAGGG atccTGCTGTGAAGGCGCACGTCCGTCGTCTTCTTTCTCCCGGACAACCTTTAAACAATGAAGAAACAGAATGTTCAAAGGCTATTTTGACGAATAATCCGAAGAACGTCGCATCTTCCGGCAATGTAGAAAACAAAGAGTTCGGTAAGACGCCGGAAATGTCCGCGGACTCGTCAATGCCAATAGTGGGAACGAGAAGCAACGGCTCGTACAGTGATGCCTCTCTATCGTCGGAATTGGAAGCGCTCTTGCCACCCGTGGATCATTTTAAGGAAGAGGAACGAACCCAATGGGAACCCCTGTCTGCTGAAAAATTTCCTCGACAAAAAAATACGCCCag GTTCGAAGCATACATGATGACCGGCGATCTTATGTTGAATCTCTCGCGTACGCAACAGAGCAGTAATCTTCTACCCAAGCAACATCAACAGCGCAAGATAGACTCCCTTAGGTACAACCCCAGTCATCAACACACTATCACCACTGTCACTACTACCAATATCCATCATAATCACAAtcaccatcatcatcatcaccatCACAACTCTGTACCCAGCAGTCCCAATGAGACTCAGTTGGCCTATCAATACCATCATCACCATCGAGGAAGCGCTTACAAAGCTTCCAGTTCGGCCAGCACGTCACCCGTGAGTGCCGCCAGGCGTGACGGAATGCAAAGCACTTCGGGAGCCCTAGTTCAAGTCGATCCTAACAAGAATACTCCTTCGAGCTTCGGTTTTGTTCGTACTTCACGATCGGAAGATCATCTACAGTTCCAGAAAGATCCTTCGATGAGCGCTGTGGACATCGACATCGACGACGATGTCACTTCGAGCTTGAATACGCTGTTAGACCCACGGCCGGAAGGCCTGATGTCGAATGAACGTATCGTCTGGACATACAATGCACCCGTTAGTTCGCCAGCCGCTTCCTGTTGTCAAAATGGCGGTTCTTCATCCTCGTCCTCCTCTTCATCCTCTTCAACAAGTCCTCAGCGTTCTCTATCTCCCGCCTCTCCTACTTCCGTCTCGTCCTCTGTCATGTCCTCCAACTCTGGCTCCCGTAGGTTTCCGCTGGTGCAGACAGTTCCTGGGATCTCCGGCGTTCCGGGAGGTCATCTCCCTGCTAATGGTGATCTCAGCCAGTCAGAGGCCATCAGCAACATGTCTAGCCCGGATTATAATGACGAAGAAACAATGGATATCCTTAGTGCGAGGGATATCATGATGGTTAGCGATCCCAGCGATAGCGATTCTACCATCTTGGCGAGTGAACCACCTCAGAGAAGATTGAAGACTAATCCTCAGGATACTGGAGAGCATAGGATAGTGATCCAGGTAAAGGGACCTGACAAAGAGACTCCAAGAAATACGAGTCCTAGACAAGCGAGAAGAAGAGGGAACCCCGTCGCAGACTTGGTGCCGCCTATTACATCCCAAAACTTACAAAGAAATCAATCTGGAGTTCCGGGTGTCCCTAATGTCACTGCAGGATCCATGGCACCCGAATGCGTAGGTTATCAG GAATTAAAAGAGTGCGAAGATGAAAAAGAGGCGGTAACTGGTGTAACGTGTGAGGAGCAAAAGGGACATGGAGGTGCATCGCCGCCGCAGTCAGCGGACGAAGAAAGCGACATCGAAAGTCTACACAGTTTTCATTACAGTCCGAAAGCGGTTGATCTCCCTTCCGCTGTTCGATTAGCCAAGCGTCTTTATTCTCTGGACGGCTTCAAAAAATCCGACGTCTCCAGGCATCTAAGTAAAAA CAACGATTTTAGCAGAGCTGTGGCAGAGGAATATCTGCGCTATTTCAACTTTGAGCGGGATACGTTGGACGTGGCTCTCAGAAAGTTTCTTGCTCAATTCTCTCTAACAGGAGAAAcccaagagagagaaagagtctTGGTACACTTTTCCAAACGATATCTGGACTGTAATCCCGGTAGTTTTAACTCTCAAG acgCGGTTCACACATTGACTTGCGCGATAATGCTACTCAACACGGATTTGCATGGTCAAAATATCGGTCGAAAGATGTCTTGCTCGGAATTTATCGAGAATCTATCGGAGCTCAATGACGGCGACAACTTTCCGCGCGAGGTACTTAAGCAGCTCTACAACGCCATCAAATCTTTTCCTCTCGAGTGGGCTCT AGATGAAGAGGGAGATGAAACGACAAACCAGATGATTCAACAGGGTGATGGTACAACGGCAATCGCCGGTACCGGAAATCCGTTCCTCGATGTGCCAAATGTAACGGGCGCCACAGAATTCAAAAAGGGCTACGTCATGCGAAAATGCTGTTACGACTCTAACGGCAAGAAAA CTCCATTTGGTAAGCGAGGCTGGAAGATGTATTACTGTACACTGCGTGAACTCGTGCTATACTTGCACAAAGACGAGCATGGTTTCCGTAACGACAGCCTACACAACGCCATACGTATTCATCATGCGCTGGCTACCAAAGCGACCGATTATACGAAAAAACAGCATGTCTTTCGGTTGCAGACGGCTGACCAGGCAGAGTATCTTTTTCAGACAAG TGACTCGAAAGAATTGCAATCGTGGATCGACACGATCAATTTCGTTTGCGCCAGTTTTTCGTGTCAGCCGTTGGCAGGTGCCGTCGGTTCTCAGCGCAAGTTCCAGCGTCCGTTGTTGCCGTGTAGtcacacaaaattaaattct AGAGAGCAGTTGCGGGACCATGAGGATAGAGTTAGCAGACTAGAGGCGGAATTGGACGAGCATAGGCGACATCCTCCGGAAAGGGGCGCGAAAGCTCTTACTGTACAGAATTATAAGGAGAAGGACGCATATTTGCATTATGAG CTGAAGCGGTACAAGACGTATGCTTATCTACTCCGTTCCCGACTGGCGTTCAACGAAGTGGAGCCGTCGTCGCTGGTGGAGAGCAGTATTGGCGAGGTGGATGAAGGCGCTCTTCTTGGATCCTCTGGGGCCATAATAAACGCGGAAGGGGCTTTAGTGCCGCCACCGGTTCCCGAACGGTCGACAGCAGCCAATAGGTATAGTTATCGAACCGCCATTTAcagtggcggtggcggtggcggtggcggtggcggtggagCCGGAGCCGGTGGTCGCAATCTGTTGAACGGTGGTCATCAAGACTATAATGCAGCCAGTGGTAACATTGGTTGA
- the Efa6 gene encoding PH and SEC7 domain-containing protein isoform X5, whose product MAEEELLVTLCRGDSGGSFGFSLLGASASAGLPAAHVIYDIVENSPAANSGKVEAGDVILRVNEVDVNRFSTKEVLKCLRLSSDPVTLKLRRDPAVKAHVRRLLSPGQPLNNEETECSKAILTNNPKNVASSGNVENKEFGKTPEMSADSSMPIVGTRSNGSYSDASLSSELEALLPPVDHFKEEERTQWEPLSAEKFPRQKNTPRFEAYMMTGDLMLNLSRTQQSSNLLPKQHQQRKIDSLRYNPSHQHTITTVTTTNIHHNHNHHHHHHHHNSVPSSPNETQLAYQYHHHHRGSAYKASSSASTSPVSAARRDGMQSTSGALVQVDPNKNTPSSFGFVRTSRSEDHLQFQKDPSMSAVDIDIDDDVTSSLNTLLDPRPEGLMSNERIVWTYNAPVSSPAASCCQNGGSSSSSSSSSSSTSPQRSLSPASPTSVSSSVMSSNSGSRRFPLVQTVPGISGVPGGHLPANGDLSQSEAISNMSSPDYNDEETMDILSARDIMMVSDPSDSDSTILASEPPQRRLKTNPQDTGEHRIVIQVKGPDKETPRNTSPRQARRRGNPVADLVPPITSQNLQRNQSGVPGVPNVTAGSMAPECVGYQELKECEDEKEAVTGVTCEEQKGHGGASPPQSADEESDIESLHSFHYSPKAVDLPSAVRLAKRLYSLDGFKKSDVSRHLSKNNDFSRAVAEEYLRYFNFERDTLDVALRKFLAQFSLTGETQERERVLVHFSKRYLDCNPGSFNSQDAVHTLTCAIMLLNTDLHGQNIGRKMSCSEFIENLSELNDGDNFPREVLKQLYNAIKSFPLEWALDEEGDETTNQMIQQGDGTTAIAGTGNPFLDVPNVTGATEFKKGYVMRKCCYDSNGKKTPFGKRGWKMYYCTLRELVLYLHKDEHGFRNDSLHNAIRIHHALATKATDYTKKQHVFRLQTADQAEYLFQTSDSKELQSWIDTINFVCASFSCQPLAGAVGSQRKFQRPLLPCSHTKLNSREQLRDHEDRVSRLEAELDEHRRHPPERGAKALTVQNYKEKDAYLHYESNPYGARSS is encoded by the exons TATTGAAATGTTTGCGGCTCTCCTCGGATCCCGTTACTCTAAAATTACGAAGGG atccTGCTGTGAAGGCGCACGTCCGTCGTCTTCTTTCTCCCGGACAACCTTTAAACAATGAAGAAACAGAATGTTCAAAGGCTATTTTGACGAATAATCCGAAGAACGTCGCATCTTCCGGCAATGTAGAAAACAAAGAGTTCGGTAAGACGCCGGAAATGTCCGCGGACTCGTCAATGCCAATAGTGGGAACGAGAAGCAACGGCTCGTACAGTGATGCCTCTCTATCGTCGGAATTGGAAGCGCTCTTGCCACCCGTGGATCATTTTAAGGAAGAGGAACGAACCCAATGGGAACCCCTGTCTGCTGAAAAATTTCCTCGACAAAAAAATACGCCCag GTTCGAAGCATACATGATGACCGGCGATCTTATGTTGAATCTCTCGCGTACGCAACAGAGCAGTAATCTTCTACCCAAGCAACATCAACAGCGCAAGATAGACTCCCTTAGGTACAACCCCAGTCATCAACACACTATCACCACTGTCACTACTACCAATATCCATCATAATCACAAtcaccatcatcatcatcaccatCACAACTCTGTACCCAGCAGTCCCAATGAGACTCAGTTGGCCTATCAATACCATCATCACCATCGAGGAAGCGCTTACAAAGCTTCCAGTTCGGCCAGCACGTCACCCGTGAGTGCCGCCAGGCGTGACGGAATGCAAAGCACTTCGGGAGCCCTAGTTCAAGTCGATCCTAACAAGAATACTCCTTCGAGCTTCGGTTTTGTTCGTACTTCACGATCGGAAGATCATCTACAGTTCCAGAAAGATCCTTCGATGAGCGCTGTGGACATCGACATCGACGACGATGTCACTTCGAGCTTGAATACGCTGTTAGACCCACGGCCGGAAGGCCTGATGTCGAATGAACGTATCGTCTGGACATACAATGCACCCGTTAGTTCGCCAGCCGCTTCCTGTTGTCAAAATGGCGGTTCTTCATCCTCGTCCTCCTCTTCATCCTCTTCAACAAGTCCTCAGCGTTCTCTATCTCCCGCCTCTCCTACTTCCGTCTCGTCCTCTGTCATGTCCTCCAACTCTGGCTCCCGTAGGTTTCCGCTGGTGCAGACAGTTCCTGGGATCTCCGGCGTTCCGGGAGGTCATCTCCCTGCTAATGGTGATCTCAGCCAGTCAGAGGCCATCAGCAACATGTCTAGCCCGGATTATAATGACGAAGAAACAATGGATATCCTTAGTGCGAGGGATATCATGATGGTTAGCGATCCCAGCGATAGCGATTCTACCATCTTGGCGAGTGAACCACCTCAGAGAAGATTGAAGACTAATCCTCAGGATACTGGAGAGCATAGGATAGTGATCCAGGTAAAGGGACCTGACAAAGAGACTCCAAGAAATACGAGTCCTAGACAAGCGAGAAGAAGAGGGAACCCCGTCGCAGACTTGGTGCCGCCTATTACATCCCAAAACTTACAAAGAAATCAATCTGGAGTTCCGGGTGTCCCTAATGTCACTGCAGGATCCATGGCACCCGAATGCGTAGGTTATCAG GAATTAAAAGAGTGCGAAGATGAAAAAGAGGCGGTAACTGGTGTAACGTGTGAGGAGCAAAAGGGACATGGAGGTGCATCGCCGCCGCAGTCAGCGGACGAAGAAAGCGACATCGAAAGTCTACACAGTTTTCATTACAGTCCGAAAGCGGTTGATCTCCCTTCCGCTGTTCGATTAGCCAAGCGTCTTTATTCTCTGGACGGCTTCAAAAAATCCGACGTCTCCAGGCATCTAAGTAAAAA CAACGATTTTAGCAGAGCTGTGGCAGAGGAATATCTGCGCTATTTCAACTTTGAGCGGGATACGTTGGACGTGGCTCTCAGAAAGTTTCTTGCTCAATTCTCTCTAACAGGAGAAAcccaagagagagaaagagtctTGGTACACTTTTCCAAACGATATCTGGACTGTAATCCCGGTAGTTTTAACTCTCAAG acgCGGTTCACACATTGACTTGCGCGATAATGCTACTCAACACGGATTTGCATGGTCAAAATATCGGTCGAAAGATGTCTTGCTCGGAATTTATCGAGAATCTATCGGAGCTCAATGACGGCGACAACTTTCCGCGCGAGGTACTTAAGCAGCTCTACAACGCCATCAAATCTTTTCCTCTCGAGTGGGCTCT AGATGAAGAGGGAGATGAAACGACAAACCAGATGATTCAACAGGGTGATGGTACAACGGCAATCGCCGGTACCGGAAATCCGTTCCTCGATGTGCCAAATGTAACGGGCGCCACAGAATTCAAAAAGGGCTACGTCATGCGAAAATGCTGTTACGACTCTAACGGCAAGAAAA CTCCATTTGGTAAGCGAGGCTGGAAGATGTATTACTGTACACTGCGTGAACTCGTGCTATACTTGCACAAAGACGAGCATGGTTTCCGTAACGACAGCCTACACAACGCCATACGTATTCATCATGCGCTGGCTACCAAAGCGACCGATTATACGAAAAAACAGCATGTCTTTCGGTTGCAGACGGCTGACCAGGCAGAGTATCTTTTTCAGACAAG TGACTCGAAAGAATTGCAATCGTGGATCGACACGATCAATTTCGTTTGCGCCAGTTTTTCGTGTCAGCCGTTGGCAGGTGCCGTCGGTTCTCAGCGCAAGTTCCAGCGTCCGTTGTTGCCGTGTAGtcacacaaaattaaattct AGAGAGCAGTTGCGGGACCATGAGGATAGAGTTAGCAGACTAGAGGCGGAATTGGACGAGCATAGGCGACATCCTCCGGAAAGGGGCGCGAAAGCTCTTACTGTACAGAATTATAAGGAGAAGGACGCATATTTGCATTATGAG AGCAACCCATACGGTGCTCGTTCCAGCTGA
- the Efa6 gene encoding PH and SEC7 domain-containing protein isoform X3, which yields MAEEELLVTLCRGDSGGSFGFSLLGASASAGLPAAHVIYDIVENSPAANSGKVEAGDVILRVNEVDVNRFSTKEVLKCLRLSSDPVTLKLRRDPAVKAHVRRLLSPGQPLNNEETECSKAILTNNPKNVASSGNVENKEFGKTPEMSADSSMPIVGTRSNGSYSDASLSSELEALLPPVDHFKEEERTQWEPLSAEKFPRQKNTPRFEAYMMTGDLMLNLSRTQQSSNLLPKQHQQRKIDSLRYNPSHQHTITTVTTTNIHHNHNHHHHHHHHNSVPSSPNETQLAYQYHHHHRGSAYKASSSASTSPVSAARRDGMQSTSGALVQVDPNKNTPSSFGFVRTSRSEDHLQFQKDPSMSAVDIDIDDDVTSSLNTLLDPRPEGLMSNERIVWTYNAPVSSPAASCCQNGGSSSSSSSSSSSTSPQRSLSPASPTSVSSSVMSSNSGSRRFPLVQTVPGISGVPGGHLPANGDLSQSEAISNMSSPDYNDEETMDILSARDIMMVSDPSDSDSTILASEPPQRRLKTNPQDTGEHRIVIQVKGPDKETPRNTSPRQARRRGNPVADLVPPITSQNLQRNQSGVPGVPNVTAGSMAPECVGYQELKECEDEKEAVTGVTCEEQKGHGGASPPQSADEESDIESLHSFHYSPKAVDLPSAVRLAKRLYSLDGFKKSDVSRHLSKNNDFSRAVAEEYLRYFNFERDTLDVALRKFLAQFSLTGETQERERVLVHFSKRYLDCNPGSFNSQDAVHTLTCAIMLLNTDLHGQNIGRKMSCSEFIENLSELNDGDNFPREVLKQLYNAIKSFPLEWALDEEGDETTNQMIQQGDGTTAIAGTGNPFLDVPNVTGATEFKKGYVMRKCCYDSNGKKTPFGKRGWKMYYCTLRELVLYLHKDEHGFRNDSLHNAIRIHHALATKATDYTKKQHVFRLQTADQAEYLFQTSDSKELQSWIDTINFVCASFSCQPLAGAVGSQRKFQRPLLPCSHTKLNSREQLRDHEDRVSRLEAELDEHRRHPPERGAKALTVQNYKEKDAYLHYELKRYKTYAYLLRSRLAFNEVEPSSLVESSIGEVDEGALLGSSGAIINAEGALVPPPVPERSTAANRIDLST from the exons TATTGAAATGTTTGCGGCTCTCCTCGGATCCCGTTACTCTAAAATTACGAAGGG atccTGCTGTGAAGGCGCACGTCCGTCGTCTTCTTTCTCCCGGACAACCTTTAAACAATGAAGAAACAGAATGTTCAAAGGCTATTTTGACGAATAATCCGAAGAACGTCGCATCTTCCGGCAATGTAGAAAACAAAGAGTTCGGTAAGACGCCGGAAATGTCCGCGGACTCGTCAATGCCAATAGTGGGAACGAGAAGCAACGGCTCGTACAGTGATGCCTCTCTATCGTCGGAATTGGAAGCGCTCTTGCCACCCGTGGATCATTTTAAGGAAGAGGAACGAACCCAATGGGAACCCCTGTCTGCTGAAAAATTTCCTCGACAAAAAAATACGCCCag GTTCGAAGCATACATGATGACCGGCGATCTTATGTTGAATCTCTCGCGTACGCAACAGAGCAGTAATCTTCTACCCAAGCAACATCAACAGCGCAAGATAGACTCCCTTAGGTACAACCCCAGTCATCAACACACTATCACCACTGTCACTACTACCAATATCCATCATAATCACAAtcaccatcatcatcatcaccatCACAACTCTGTACCCAGCAGTCCCAATGAGACTCAGTTGGCCTATCAATACCATCATCACCATCGAGGAAGCGCTTACAAAGCTTCCAGTTCGGCCAGCACGTCACCCGTGAGTGCCGCCAGGCGTGACGGAATGCAAAGCACTTCGGGAGCCCTAGTTCAAGTCGATCCTAACAAGAATACTCCTTCGAGCTTCGGTTTTGTTCGTACTTCACGATCGGAAGATCATCTACAGTTCCAGAAAGATCCTTCGATGAGCGCTGTGGACATCGACATCGACGACGATGTCACTTCGAGCTTGAATACGCTGTTAGACCCACGGCCGGAAGGCCTGATGTCGAATGAACGTATCGTCTGGACATACAATGCACCCGTTAGTTCGCCAGCCGCTTCCTGTTGTCAAAATGGCGGTTCTTCATCCTCGTCCTCCTCTTCATCCTCTTCAACAAGTCCTCAGCGTTCTCTATCTCCCGCCTCTCCTACTTCCGTCTCGTCCTCTGTCATGTCCTCCAACTCTGGCTCCCGTAGGTTTCCGCTGGTGCAGACAGTTCCTGGGATCTCCGGCGTTCCGGGAGGTCATCTCCCTGCTAATGGTGATCTCAGCCAGTCAGAGGCCATCAGCAACATGTCTAGCCCGGATTATAATGACGAAGAAACAATGGATATCCTTAGTGCGAGGGATATCATGATGGTTAGCGATCCCAGCGATAGCGATTCTACCATCTTGGCGAGTGAACCACCTCAGAGAAGATTGAAGACTAATCCTCAGGATACTGGAGAGCATAGGATAGTGATCCAGGTAAAGGGACCTGACAAAGAGACTCCAAGAAATACGAGTCCTAGACAAGCGAGAAGAAGAGGGAACCCCGTCGCAGACTTGGTGCCGCCTATTACATCCCAAAACTTACAAAGAAATCAATCTGGAGTTCCGGGTGTCCCTAATGTCACTGCAGGATCCATGGCACCCGAATGCGTAGGTTATCAG GAATTAAAAGAGTGCGAAGATGAAAAAGAGGCGGTAACTGGTGTAACGTGTGAGGAGCAAAAGGGACATGGAGGTGCATCGCCGCCGCAGTCAGCGGACGAAGAAAGCGACATCGAAAGTCTACACAGTTTTCATTACAGTCCGAAAGCGGTTGATCTCCCTTCCGCTGTTCGATTAGCCAAGCGTCTTTATTCTCTGGACGGCTTCAAAAAATCCGACGTCTCCAGGCATCTAAGTAAAAA CAACGATTTTAGCAGAGCTGTGGCAGAGGAATATCTGCGCTATTTCAACTTTGAGCGGGATACGTTGGACGTGGCTCTCAGAAAGTTTCTTGCTCAATTCTCTCTAACAGGAGAAAcccaagagagagaaagagtctTGGTACACTTTTCCAAACGATATCTGGACTGTAATCCCGGTAGTTTTAACTCTCAAG acgCGGTTCACACATTGACTTGCGCGATAATGCTACTCAACACGGATTTGCATGGTCAAAATATCGGTCGAAAGATGTCTTGCTCGGAATTTATCGAGAATCTATCGGAGCTCAATGACGGCGACAACTTTCCGCGCGAGGTACTTAAGCAGCTCTACAACGCCATCAAATCTTTTCCTCTCGAGTGGGCTCT AGATGAAGAGGGAGATGAAACGACAAACCAGATGATTCAACAGGGTGATGGTACAACGGCAATCGCCGGTACCGGAAATCCGTTCCTCGATGTGCCAAATGTAACGGGCGCCACAGAATTCAAAAAGGGCTACGTCATGCGAAAATGCTGTTACGACTCTAACGGCAAGAAAA CTCCATTTGGTAAGCGAGGCTGGAAGATGTATTACTGTACACTGCGTGAACTCGTGCTATACTTGCACAAAGACGAGCATGGTTTCCGTAACGACAGCCTACACAACGCCATACGTATTCATCATGCGCTGGCTACCAAAGCGACCGATTATACGAAAAAACAGCATGTCTTTCGGTTGCAGACGGCTGACCAGGCAGAGTATCTTTTTCAGACAAG TGACTCGAAAGAATTGCAATCGTGGATCGACACGATCAATTTCGTTTGCGCCAGTTTTTCGTGTCAGCCGTTGGCAGGTGCCGTCGGTTCTCAGCGCAAGTTCCAGCGTCCGTTGTTGCCGTGTAGtcacacaaaattaaattct AGAGAGCAGTTGCGGGACCATGAGGATAGAGTTAGCAGACTAGAGGCGGAATTGGACGAGCATAGGCGACATCCTCCGGAAAGGGGCGCGAAAGCTCTTACTGTACAGAATTATAAGGAGAAGGACGCATATTTGCATTATGAG CTGAAGCGGTACAAGACGTATGCTTATCTACTCCGTTCCCGACTGGCGTTCAACGAAGTGGAGCCGTCGTCGCTGGTGGAGAGCAGTATTGGCGAGGTGGATGAAGGCGCTCTTCTTGGATCCTCTGGGGCCATAATAAACGCGGAAGGGGCTTTAGTGCCGCCACCGGTTCCCGAACGGTCGACAGCAGCCAATAG AATCGACCTATCAACGTAG